One Mesotoga infera DNA segment encodes these proteins:
- a CDS encoding electron transfer flavoprotein beta subunit/FixA family protein — MKILVLLKQVPDTDEVKLNPETGTMIREGVGTVINPLDLHALETALRLKEAGDHSITVVSMGPPVAEEAVREAIAMGADRAVLLTDRRFAGADTWATAMALARFAEREGPFDLILAGEKATDGETGQVGPETGAMLGIPVATYVSSIVDLEDNGITVEREVEDGKEIWNLPLPSLISVTKDVNEPRLPTLSGKKLAKDAPIERIGNDSLAMDPSETGLTGSPTRVVRIGTPKLSRKVEMYEGSDLKHGIDEIKKRLLPYLVVNHE, encoded by the coding sequence TTGAAGATTCTTGTTCTTCTAAAACAAGTTCCGGATACCGATGAAGTTAAGCTCAATCCCGAAACGGGGACGATGATAAGAGAAGGAGTTGGGACAGTTATTAATCCGCTTGACCTTCATGCGCTGGAGACCGCTTTGAGGTTGAAGGAAGCAGGTGATCATTCGATCACCGTGGTCTCTATGGGACCTCCTGTGGCAGAAGAGGCCGTAAGAGAGGCGATTGCCATGGGAGCCGACAGGGCGGTTCTCCTTACAGACAGAAGATTTGCGGGAGCCGATACATGGGCCACAGCCATGGCTCTAGCGAGATTCGCGGAAAGAGAAGGTCCGTTTGACCTGATCCTTGCTGGGGAAAAGGCAACAGACGGCGAGACAGGGCAGGTCGGACCCGAAACGGGAGCCATGCTGGGCATACCAGTAGCGACCTATGTTTCCAGCATAGTCGATCTCGAGGATAACGGGATTACCGTTGAACGCGAAGTAGAGGACGGCAAAGAGATATGGAATCTCCCTCTGCCTTCACTAATATCGGTGACAAAGGACGTTAACGAGCCGAGACTTCCGACACTGAGTGGCAAGAAACTGGCGAAAGATGCGCCCATTGAGAGAATCGGAAACGATTCTCTTGCAATGGATCCATCGGAGACCGGTCTGACTGGTTCACCTACGAGAGTAGTAAGGATAGGAACCCCAAAACTCTCAAGAAAGGTCGAGATGTACGAAGGAAGCGATCTAAAACATGGGATAGATGAGATAAAAAAGAGGCTGCTTCCATATCTGGTGGTGAATCATGAGTGA
- a CDS encoding electron transfer flavoprotein subunit alpha/FixB family protein, translated as MSDLLVIAEKRGSEIHSSTYELLGKARELSLKRPFNVSVAVLSDNRLDEDATASLFSGGADKIIMAIDNSLGRFSFEPYTKTLAAIVKKLSPEIVLAPATTSGRTYMPGLAALLKTGLTADCTGLDIEEGTGNLLQTRPAIGGNIMATIKTPNHRPQMATVRPKTFSALKEPYKGNGEVESFEVTPEMIETNATLLQFKPIGEGKKGVQDAEVIIAGGMGLRKVENMEPIYRLTKLINGTVGASRKIVDSKWVGHEAQVGLSGHTVKPKIYIAAGISGAVQHIAGMQTAEFIVAINRDRNAAIFNFADIGLVGDAVEILNDLVEALESEVKK; from the coding sequence ATGAGTGATCTCCTGGTAATCGCAGAAAAAAGAGGAAGCGAAATCCATTCGAGTACATATGAACTACTGGGGAAGGCTCGCGAGCTTTCACTCAAGCGTCCCTTCAACGTTTCGGTAGCGGTCCTCTCTGACAATCGACTTGATGAAGATGCAACGGCATCGCTCTTCTCCGGTGGGGCCGACAAAATTATCATGGCTATAGATAATAGTCTTGGAAGATTCAGCTTTGAGCCCTACACAAAGACTCTTGCCGCGATCGTCAAGAAACTCTCGCCGGAAATCGTGCTTGCCCCGGCGACGACTTCGGGGAGAACCTACATGCCCGGACTGGCGGCGCTGTTGAAGACCGGCCTTACTGCCGACTGCACCGGACTCGATATAGAGGAGGGAACGGGAAACCTTCTGCAGACGAGACCTGCTATAGGCGGAAACATAATGGCTACAATAAAGACGCCAAATCACAGGCCTCAAATGGCCACTGTTAGGCCAAAGACATTCTCGGCCTTGAAGGAACCCTACAAGGGAAACGGCGAAGTGGAATCCTTCGAGGTTACTCCAGAGATGATCGAGACAAACGCAACGCTTCTCCAGTTCAAACCCATAGGCGAAGGAAAGAAAGGCGTTCAAGACGCAGAGGTAATAATCGCGGGAGGGATGGGTCTCAGAAAAGTTGAGAACATGGAACCGATCTACAGACTTACAAAGCTGATTAATGGGACCGTAGGTGCTTCCAGAAAGATAGTAGATTCGAAGTGGGTCGGACATGAAGCCCAGGTAGGACTAAGCGGTCACACGGTCAAGCCGAAGATCTACATCGCTGCAGGAATTTCCGGAGCCGTTCAGCACATTGCAGGAATGCAGACTGCTGAATTCATAGTTGCAATAAACAGAGACAGAAACGCAGCGATATTCAACTTCGCAGACATCGGGCTTGTAGGAGATGCCGTAGAGATCTTGAACGATCTCGTAGAAGCCCTTGAGTCGGAGGTGAAAAAATGA
- a CDS encoding FAD-binding protein, giving the protein MKYGQLNANLIEELQRLLQIPVKYDEESLDRYSRDETAEVKAVRPEVITFPVSTAEVSKIMRFANEHLIPVTPRGAGTGLSGGAVPSFRGIVMSFEKMNKILEFDEANMMITLEPGVITGEIQKLADRHNLVYGGDPCSSESSSIGGNVAENAGGNKVMKYGPTGYHVYGLEVVLPSGEVTTFGGKRLKDVSGFDFVHLLVGSEGTLGIVTKIILRLLPKPKYSVALLVPYPDIDTAISAVPKLMSCSGVVPTSLEFMDASSIKAACRFLNVEFPYADAGAHLIIEVEGNSKDSIFDDYVKLGEAAMAAGGLEAFVADNRNTRDKLWKARKSIAEALAAISPIHSMEDVSVPMASIPRLIKASEEIAEKYGLEMISFGHAGDGNVHVTFIKGNLPQDQWDRNLPLAEKELFDETTELGGCISGEHGIGIKRMKHLASIIDESQLELIRGIKKAFDPNNVLNPGKIVDL; this is encoded by the coding sequence ATGAAATACGGACAGCTTAATGCCAACCTAATAGAAGAGCTTCAAAGGCTTCTACAAATCCCTGTGAAGTACGACGAAGAGTCTCTGGATCGATACTCGAGAGATGAGACGGCAGAAGTGAAAGCCGTGAGACCCGAGGTAATTACTTTCCCGGTGAGCACTGCCGAGGTTTCGAAGATTATGAGATTTGCAAACGAGCATCTGATTCCAGTAACTCCGCGTGGAGCAGGAACCGGACTATCCGGAGGTGCAGTTCCGTCTTTCCGGGGAATTGTCATGAGTTTTGAAAAGATGAACAAGATCCTTGAATTCGACGAAGCCAACATGATGATTACTTTGGAGCCGGGGGTTATCACCGGAGAGATCCAGAAACTGGCAGACAGACATAACCTCGTTTACGGGGGGGATCCCTGCAGCAGCGAGAGCTCCTCGATCGGGGGCAACGTTGCGGAAAACGCCGGAGGAAACAAAGTCATGAAATATGGACCGACGGGATACCATGTTTACGGCCTTGAGGTAGTCCTGCCCTCAGGAGAGGTGACAACTTTCGGCGGGAAGAGGCTCAAAGATGTCAGCGGATTTGACTTCGTCCACCTCTTGGTCGGTTCGGAAGGAACTCTTGGAATAGTGACCAAAATTATCCTAAGGCTTCTTCCAAAGCCAAAGTACTCAGTCGCACTGCTCGTGCCCTATCCAGATATTGATACTGCAATATCAGCAGTGCCGAAACTAATGAGCTGCTCCGGAGTTGTTCCGACTTCTCTTGAATTCATGGACGCCTCATCTATCAAAGCAGCCTGCAGATTCCTGAATGTGGAGTTCCCATACGCAGATGCCGGAGCCCATCTGATAATTGAAGTAGAAGGCAACAGCAAGGATTCGATCTTTGATGACTATGTGAAGCTAGGCGAGGCAGCTATGGCCGCCGGTGGTCTTGAGGCCTTCGTGGCGGACAACAGAAATACAAGAGACAAACTATGGAAGGCAAGAAAATCGATTGCTGAAGCCCTCGCTGCAATAAGCCCAATACACAGCATGGAAGACGTCTCCGTTCCGATGGCAAGTATACCAAGACTGATAAAAGCATCCGAAGAGATAGCCGAGAAGTATGGTCTTGAGATGATCTCCTTTGGTCATGCAGGCGATGGAAATGTGCACGTAACCTTCATAAAGGGGAACCTTCCTCAAGACCAATGGGACAGAAATCTCCCGCTGGCCGAGAAAGAGCTCTTTGACGAAACCACAGAGTTGGGGGGCTGTATCAGCGGAGAACATGGTATAGGAATCAAGAGAATGAAGCATCTCGCATCGATAATCGATGAATCCCAGCTTGAACTAATACGCGGCATAAAGAAGGCCTTTGACCCGAACAATGTGCTCAATCCAGGGAAGATTGTCGATCTTTGA
- a CDS encoding class II aldolase/adducin family protein, with protein MDLREELVLFSKLAWDRRLTESTGGNMSVRIGDHIVITPTTMVKHFLTEEDLVEVDLAGNKVRGRREASSEYRMHLKIYRECNEVVSVFHAHPVHATTMAVQQKEFPVNVLPETALMLAPITYLPYKMPGTDDFAEVFGEGLKQGSRTFVLRNHGVTVTGKSIEEAYAKLETLEFLAQITHLSGARPGHLEIPSEEVERFLRKVRGY; from the coding sequence ATGGATTTGAGAGAAGAACTGGTCCTATTTTCAAAGCTTGCGTGGGACAGAAGACTAACGGAAAGCACCGGTGGAAACATGAGCGTTCGAATCGGAGATCATATTGTGATAACTCCTACAACAATGGTGAAGCATTTTTTGACGGAAGAGGATCTGGTCGAGGTCGATCTTGCGGGAAACAAAGTGAGAGGAAGAAGAGAAGCATCGTCTGAATACAGGATGCACTTGAAGATTTACAGAGAGTGTAACGAAGTTGTATCCGTTTTTCACGCTCATCCTGTCCATGCAACGACTATGGCCGTTCAACAGAAGGAGTTCCCGGTAAACGTCCTGCCCGAAACGGCGCTCATGCTGGCTCCAATAACTTATCTGCCCTACAAAATGCCAGGCACAGACGATTTCGCAGAGGTATTCGGTGAAGGCTTGAAGCAGGGTTCGAGAACCTTTGTTCTCAGGAATCACGGTGTCACCGTTACCGGTAAAAGCATTGAAGAGGCTTACGCCAAGCTCGAAACACTGGAATTTCTGGCGCAGATAACCCATCTCTCAGGCGCAAGGCCCGGCCATCTGGAGATCCCTTCTGAAGAAGTTGAAAGGTTCTTGAGAAAAGTTAGGGGATACTAG